The Archocentrus centrarchus isolate MPI-CPG fArcCen1 chromosome 13, fArcCen1, whole genome shotgun sequence genomic interval TctccacagaaaacaaacatgtaaGATACATTTACGCGGCGAGCTCTGTGTGAACGGCAGACTGATCCGGCGCTGCCGCAGCCTGTTTATCGATAACATTAAGGTTCAGCAGCGGAGAGCAGAAAGAAACGGCCTTTTATATCACTGTGCGTTTTGCCATCGAATTGCTAGTTTTGCTTGACATGTAGCTCGTGTGGAGATTTCTGTGACATATCTTGAGACTTTTTTGATGTCTAACAGAAATCAGATTTGTACCCTGAGAAGCAGCCGAGTTCGCGCACCCCTGCAGGCCTTATCGTGCCCTTGTTTTCTACTTTGAAACATTAGCAGGTTCACAGGGTGCTAACAAGTACGTTTAACTTGCGCTGAGATAAGAGCGCGGACGGAGCGTTATAATGAGTTTCTTCAGTTTTGGACAAAGCGCAGAAATCGATGTTGTCCTGAATGACGCCGAAACGAGGAAGAAGGTTGAACACAAAACTGAAGATGGCAAGAAAGATAAATACTTTCTTTTCTACGACGGTGAGACTGTCAGCGGAAAGGTGAATGTGACGCTGAAGAACCCCGGGAAGAGGCTGGAGCACCACGGTATCAAAATTGAATTTGTGGGACAAATAGGTATGTAAAAATAGCAGCGGCTCATACTCTGTGGAAACAGGTTTCTACCTTCTACCCGTTGGGTCGAAGAAGCATGGGGACATCTCTcaacaataaaacaagacacagtttcagtttttaactTTGAAATAAACCTCACATTCATTTGTGCAGGAGACGGTACACAGTGCTTTATATTAGACATGAAAGGCATTAATACAGGAGAAACATGTGGCCATATATTACACCTGTGCAGAGCTGTTCTAGATCGCCTGAGATCTACTCTCTAGTGTCTtcaatcagcagcagctggagtttTTCTAAAAGGACTAGCTCCTGCAGTGAGATTGTAAGTAACAGGGACAGTCTCCAGTTGAGTGTTACATTTGTGAAAGGGCTTTTAAGAAGGAAATTTCATATAACTCACTTGAGTggtaaaaatcacagagcatGTCATTCTGGCCACTAAAAATCAAATATCAAATCTTCTTATTAAGGGTCACATTTTATCCAAAATCACGCAGTATATTTTTCTCAATGcagccgttttttttttttttttttttttttaaataatttatttcctgtttttctagAGCTGTATTACGACAGAGGAAACCATCATGAATTTGTTTCCCTGGTGAAAGATCTCGCAAGACCTGGTGAAATAACTCAGTCCCAGACCTTTGACTTTGAATTCACTCATGTTGAGAAACCTTACGAGTCCTACACAGGCCAGAATGTCAAGCTAAGGTAAGTTTGAACATTTACTGTCATTTGTAGGCAGGAAAGTGAGCGGGTTACTTGTTAACCTGTGTGTCATGTAGTTACACTTAAACTGAgcattttttaagctttttgttgCCCACATTTGACTTGCAGTACATGAATACTCCTCAGCCAAAACATTTAGACCACTGACAGCAGAAGTGAATAACATTGTCTCATTACAGTGACACCCATCAAGGAGTGACAAGTTAGCTGTGACTATTTGAGATGTGTTGCAGAcatttgacaagggccaaactCTGGCCAAACAATGGGTACTGTGGGGTTTTCCTTGTATGCAGTGATGAGTACCTATCAAAACTGCGAATGAGCGACAGGGTCAGGCTTTGTTAATGGTTATGGAGAATGAACAGAAAATGCTGGAAACTTTAATCCCCTCCATAATTGGAATGTGTCAAGACTGATCAGAGTAACCATGTTGAGCCCTGTAGACCACCAAAGATGCCTGCAAATGAATGTGGCAGCATCACAGTCGGAAGAGCAATGGACGATGGTGGGCATTTACCTAGGTAAGAGGTGGCAGCAGGATGAACTTTGGGAAGAAGGCAGACAGGCAGAGGAAGTGTGATGAGCTGAGCAATGAATTCCTGGGTCCTGGCATTATTTCATTGTTCATCAACCATTCTGCCTTTATGGCATTCCACTGTTGTCCCCTTCCACCAGGATAATACACTCTGTCAGAGTGAATTATTCACGAATACTCGGAACCTTTTAAGGCCCCCATATTCCAGCTTTAGCTGTGCTGGAAAAATATCCAATCCACTGCAAAATACAGGACACTTCAAAAGTCCTGTTGAGTCCGTGTCACGAGGTGGATGCAGCAGACGATAGGATAGGCGGGTGGATTTGATATTGTGGCCGATTAGTGTATATTTGTGGCTTTCTAATAAGGTGGAAACTGCActattttttattcagtgtttactcaattttcagatattttctgCGTGCCACAGTGATAAGAAGACTAAACGACATCACTAAAGAGATGGACATTGTGGTCCACACGCTGAGCACCTACCCTGAGCTCAACTCCTCTATTAAAATGGAAGTTGGAATTGAGGACTGCCTCCACATTGAGTTTGAGTATAACAAATCGAAGTAAGGGGCTGTTGCAGGGCAGCAACAAACCATTgtcattcacttttttttttctcctgagtgAATTGCTGTGAAATGCTGTGTAATATTATATAAGAGTGAAAAAGATTTATACAGTATCAGTATGAACATCCTTGTTAAAATCACagatatatttgcattttaaaaactgaaccagtgattttcttttttgccaaAGGTGATTAATTTattatcaaatttaatgaaatgaaactgtCAAACTAAAAGTGTGATCCAGACCTTGTTCtcattttgtgtctctgtttttctttctttcttttttttttttttttcaggtaccATCTGAAAGATGTAATTGTGGGAAAAATTTATTTCCTGCTGGTGaggattaaaataaaacacatggaGATTGACATCATCAAACGTGAGACGACGGGTACAGGCCCGAGCGTTTACCATGAAAATGACACTATTGCCAAGTACGAGATCATGGATGGAGCGCCGGTCAGAGGTAAACAAaacttatttgtattttcaacaAGTCACACAAAGCAAACACTGGTTAGTCTCTAAGAGTGTGTTTAATATTTCAGGAGAGTCCATTCCCATCCGATTATTTCTGGCTGGTTATGATTTGACCCCCACCATGCGAGACATCAACAAGAAGTTCTCCGTGCGCTACTACCTGAACCTGGTGTTGATCGATGAGGAGGAGAGACGCTACTTCAAACAGCAGGTACGAATGGAAGTAAAATGTCAGCGTTTTTAAATCTTTCTGAATCTTCTACATTAGTAGTTTAAAAACATCcacataaatgtgatttttttttttttggtgcttaTTAGTCATTATGAAAGGCCGCTCTCAAACAGTATCCAGCTGCTGGATGTGGGCACAGCTGCAGTTGCTCTGCCTGGCTGACATTAGTGCAGCTGTGGATGGATGTGCTTCTGATTGCGACTGCTTCTGTAGTTCACTTGTGTCAATGTTGTTTCCAGCAAGACAAAGCTCAGCCTCCAGCTGTCACTGCGAACACAAAACTACTGCATGCAGTCAATCTGTGCTACAGCCATTAAAACAAACGTGTCACAGCCATGATTGTAATAACCTAAGCGTTCTGACAGCCACGGTGTCAGTGTGGTTCCAAGGCTGCCATTTTAATCACAGCTGCAGCCTGTTTCACTATGAAAGCTGGTGATCCTGCTCCTGTAGTTCGTTTTCTAAATGCGGGTCTGACAGATACAGCTGAGGGTGTAGTGATTCTGACTGTAAGTCACAACCAGCTACTGCATAATGAGAGGTGGGAATTGAGAGCGGGCTCCAGCTGGTTCTGTTCTAAATTCCATCCAAATCATATATCAGTACCTTTTTACCAGtgctaacatgttttttttttccttccctctctgTTTCGCAAAATAACTGCATCAGACTCCTGGTAGTGGAGCTGAAGAGATAATAGACCTGCTGCACTGGTGCCAAAAACCTGTGTAGGTGAAAATTGATCAGGAGTCAATAAAGAATCAGACCTGGACACAAAGCTATCAGTAAAATCTTATCAATATCCATTCTTAAATGCAGTACATGATGCGGTATCATTGTAGAGCTctgccttttttgtgtgtgtttgaggaacTGCATATGTTTTtgctctggggaaaaaaaagtcccacTGTGATCTTTCAGAGGCTTCATATGTTCATACAATTTTTGGCAATTCATTATGTTAATTTTATACTCTTCCTCCTTGAGAACTCAACTCTGCATGTAATTAAAAAGCAATCTTCAAATTCAGTGTGCCAACAGGAACTGATATAAGAAGTTGTGTACGCATAATACTCATGTTCTTGTTGCAATTTCATTTCAGTCTTTCACTAAATAGGATAATGAGTAAATGTCAGTTTTAGTGGTTTATGTCTCATTTGTGCCAAAAAGCTAAAATTATTTATACCTCGTGTTTGAGAATTAGAAACTCTGTGCTTGTTTCTTCAGCTTTCTCCTTCTTTTAGCAGTTGCGGGCTGAGCCACTCTTACACTTGTCTTTATTTTACATCAGTAAGCCTAAATgttgaaatgttttcatttctctcccCTGTAGGAAATCACACTGTGGAGGAAAGGGGATGTGGTGAGGAAGAGCATGTCTCACCAGGCTGCCATCGCCTCTCAGAGGTTCGAGGGATCGGCTGCTTCGGAGAGCGCACTGGAACAGGCTGCAAAGGAGGAGAGCGGGTAGAACTGCCTCCCTCCTCTCACAAGACTCACAAGGGGTCTGCACTGGGGTGGTGGGAGGTACGTGTCAACTGTACAACATCTGGAGAGGCAGCGGTTTCATTTGTAGCTGCTGTTGCTGGTAAAGGGAGGAAGAAGGGAGACCGACGTACGGTAAAACTGTGTGAACTATGAAACAGTTTGCATGAGGCATTCAGAGGGGCTTCAGGCTGCTGGTCCTGTCCTtcctcattcatgcattttgttttttttcaaagtaaacACGTGTCTCAAAGTTCACTGGGTAAAACCATGTGAAACTGAATTTTTAAGCCTTCTGTTCGTTACGTTCTAACACTTTTGGGATCAATTGATTTCTAATCTCTTATTATTTCAAATGAATGATCACGAAGTATATCTTGACATTCCACAGTTAATGAATGCATTCCTAACATTGTTGTAAGGTCAAGAAATCTGAGATAACTTTGCACTGCTTTACCTTGCTGAacacatttttctcattttgtgtttccacaaaaaaaaaaaaaaaagagagaaaaaggatgGAAGTGGAAGCTCTAATCTCTTGCTGCTGTTTGAGCGAGAGAGCTAAAGTATTAATCCACacgtttatttttaaatctgtaaATAAGGCCAGTTAAACCTGTTATCCTGTTCCAGCTCGTGTACACTGACTATCCGGTAGACAGTGCGACAAAATGATGTTTCATGTCCATAAGCTTTACCTCAGCATTCCAGTGGTGTTAGGAAAGGGTGtcaaagtgtttgtgttgaGGTCTGATAGTATGAAATCTTCTGTATCCTCTTTATTAGAGACTTAAAAAAGTTGTGCCTACGTGTATCAAGCTAATTGAATCCTCCTGCCTCTAACATAATTTTAGTCTTTTAACCAGAGAAAGTTACAGTAGAACTATCTTTTGCAAAATGCTACTCGATTACTTCTTGTTCCCAAAAGTCAAATAAATTGATgccaaatgaataaaaacctcTGATGTGGTTTTCTTGGTTCTACAAGGTACTGAATCATGGGAtgaacttattttttttaaatatcaaattGAGTgggtttgtattttattataggagaatttatgaaaagaaaatcagaagaAATGTTGGGTGCATGTATCAAAAAAGAGCAGCTATCTCAACGGCATAGAATAAACTGACTTGCGAGCTGTTTATATGATGAATAACAACCTTTGTGACTTGCTGTGGAGCTGATGTTTAAGCAGTCCAGGTAACGGAGGATGCACGACAAAGTCTGACATCATCATAGTGTGCTTCAAGCACACGGATCCAAGAGCAAACGCTTACCAAGTGAAATGCACCAGCCTCATTGAAAAATTCTTTCACTGCAAGCTGTAGCAACTTCTGCTGGATCACATATTCATTTTTTACATCCCTAGTGTTTATTATATAGTTGCCACAGGGGAGAGATACCCTGTGCTTTGGTTTAGCTGGTTTCTGTAGCTCCTTTTCCTCTGACACGGTGCTGGAACCGTTCAGCGCTTTTTCCACAGTGATctcactcggtgctcggctgaaaaacggGTTCTGTTCCAGCACCGCAAACTAGCTGTCGTCTTGctcgtaatcgctgtctgtgacACTCTCTCTGCGCTGCACACAGATGTTCAAACAGTTGTGTTTGGAGGGTTTTTACCATTCAGTAGTGGGATGTTAAAGAGAGATCCCCGGTAGATCCCAGGCAGCAGCTGGGGCCTAACGGGAAGTGTGATCCAAAGATTCCAAGAACAGGCCAGTGAAAATCAAAAGCCttatctgatttaaatttggtttaTCTCTTACTCAAGGCCATGGTCTTGTCCACCTCTGGACGGTTCACAGCACGATCCAGATGTGTGAGCCTCAGCAATGGCTACTGAATCTCCTCCAGTGTGTAAAAATATTGATCCTTCaacttgattttcatttttggaaAGTGGACAATTCAAGATTGAGCCAGACTTGACGAGTGGTCCGGGGGAAGATTGTGCTAGTGTAGTTGTCTGTGAGCTCTGAGCCGGCAGGAGGTCAGATCTTTTTCTCTGAACACTGTCATTCAGGTGCCTCGGGAAGTCACAGCAGAACTCAGCACTGCTGTGGTGAACAAATTTACGGTGAAAAGTGGTCTCCTAACCTGACGAGCTGCCTTTGGGCTCGGAAACTGTGGACTTCATTAACTTCAAACTCCTCAGTCACCTGCTGGATATCTAGCTCTCATTTATAGCAATTATCTGCACAAATTCAGttcagtcaggaaaaacagacaaactggtTTGATCCATGAGGCCCTTAGTAAGGGCACAGTTTAAGTGGTCAGAAAGGGACTTTCAGAGAGTCCCACTCGGAAAATATTTGGAGGTGTCCAAGAAGATGACCTTGAACTTGACTGATGTAAGGCTTAAAGCCAATCTCAAGTTCAAGACGGAAACCTGGCATGGCAAATCATTTTTTCTGGCCATTCACACTCTTCTTTATGCAGGCATTGCATAAAGAAGGCAGACATTAAAGTAC includes:
- the LOC115790989 gene encoding vacuolar protein sorting-associated protein 26B-like, with the protein product MSFFSFGQSAEIDVVLNDAETRKKVEHKTEDGKKDKYFLFYDGETVSGKVNVTLKNPGKRLEHHGIKIEFVGQIELYYDRGNHHEFVSLVKDLARPGEITQSQTFDFEFTHVEKPYESYTGQNVKLRYFLRATVIRRLNDITKEMDIVVHTLSTYPELNSSIKMEVGIEDCLHIEFEYNKSKYHLKDVIVGKIYFLLVRIKIKHMEIDIIKRETTGTGPSVYHENDTIAKYEIMDGAPVRGESIPIRLFLAGYDLTPTMRDINKKFSVRYYLNLVLIDEEERRYFKQQEITLWRKGDVVRKSMSHQAAIASQRFEGSAASESALEQAAKEESG